The following proteins are encoded in a genomic region of Arachis stenosperma cultivar V10309 chromosome 4, arast.V10309.gnm1.PFL2, whole genome shotgun sequence:
- the LOC130976987 gene encoding transcription factor bHLH146-like translates to MEGQAAKRRRVYSIEPKKVVEEAVFTRNYMNYLVPALMKIKAGKRSSHCCEIQNVVKHEVDMAMVFSAQGFAWSNALKANLQRYQNEHSSSSGGPIITSSKSIKYVNKDIKGEEYEDGFINNNNNNNNNNNNNNNNNNNNNSKLRCLRRLIPGGEDMCNEQMVEELESYISCLKMQVNVLQYLADQNC, encoded by the coding sequence atGGAGGGGCAAGCAGCTAAACGGAGGCGCGTGTACTCGATTGAACCCAAGAAAGTGGTAGAAGAAGCAGTGTTTACAAGGAATTACATGAACTATTTGGTTCCGGCATTGATGAAGATCAAGGCGGGAAAAAGGAGTAGCCATTGTTGTGAGATTCAGAATGTTGTGAAGCATGAAGTGGACATGGCAATGGTGTTCTCGGCACAAGGTTTTGCATGGAGTAATGCTCTCAAAGCCAACCTTCAAAGGTACCAAAATGAACATAGTAGTAGTAGTGGTGGTCCAATAATAACTAGTTCAAAGTCCATCAAGTATGTTAATAAGGACATAAAAGGAGAAGAATATGAAGATGGgtttatcaataataataataataataataataataataataataataataataataataataataataatagcaaGTTGAGGTGCTTAAGAAGGTTGATACCCGGTGGAGAAGATATGTGCAATGAACAAATGGTTGAAGAATTAGAGAGCTATATAAGCTGTTTGAAAATGCAGGTCAATGTTCTTCAATACCTTGCAGACCAAAATtgttga